The Lucilia cuprina isolate Lc7/37 chromosome 5, ASM2204524v1, whole genome shotgun sequence genome includes a window with the following:
- the LOC111675096 gene encoding uncharacterized protein LOC111675096 yields MWDTSKQPPPSQPPTYPQMQPQMNPQMQPQMNPQMQPQPAIQVQVYNIPASAVPQYPAVQPVQQNEGWLRRNQKNKPQSNSVGTASLIFISGGMNMAWNLGLGGAFITNYTLPQHLILSWFIGGIIGVVVGAIACNRVPKKLLMGFASIMVTIGGILQVSDPNSYDSILASRYLNGIAVGLVFPMTFVLVGEEVVKNIRGMNAASVDTMCFSCGIFIQILYSVTWTAGIEDSFQSIQMCGVLNIIYGVIAFLMGSMLLIESPIFYLARGDEQMAIDSLRRLQRPFTITYETYEQLEEHKRYLAESKERSFLQNAIYGLPALLKLCFYRAFMALGFSYFVNFAFTYSSIATTQLQTYPFILYAFARWLGPLIVTFTMDSRGRKNPMIIGFLICTILAFTVGGIFNNKLNYIDADSMNAVKYILIFFQLFASISMTSCSAYLSEAFPLAVKPYYVAIVFIVEMLVQIICITSISSFIQLFSHISDYFLTLGALLLVFLGVAIYVMPETKMYSLRECLPKFKKNNNFRN; encoded by the exons atgtGGGATACATCTAAGCAACCACCTCCCTCTCAACCGCCGACATATCCACAGATGCAGCCGCAGATGAATCCACAAATGCAGCCGCAGATGAATCCACAAATGCAGCCTCAACCTGCGATACAGGTGCAAGTATATAATATACCCGCTTCAGCGGTACCACAATACCCAGCTGTTCAACCTGTTCAGCAAAATGAGGGTTGGTTAAGACGCAATCAAAAAAATAAGCCACAATCAAACTCAGTGGGAACAG CTTCCTTAATCTTTATATCGGGAGGTATGAACATGGCATGGAATCTGGGTCTGGGAGGAGCTTTCATTACGAATTACACATTACCGCAACACTTGATCTTAAGTTGGTTTATAGGTGGTATaattggtgttgttgttggggCAATTGCCTGCAATCGTGTGCCGAAAAAATTACTAATG GGTTTTGCCTCAATCATGGTCACAATTGGTGGTATACTACAGGTTTCTGATCCCAATTCTTACGATTCTATTTTAGCTTCTCGCTATTTAAATGGCATAGCTGTGGGTTTGGTATTTCCCATGACTTTTGTTTTGGTTGGCGAAGAGGTGGTAAAGAACATACGTGGTATGAATGCCGCTTCCGTAGATACAATGTGCTTTAGTTGTGGTATATTTATACAGATTTTATACTCTGTCACATGGACTGCCGGTATTGAAGATTCTTTTCAATCGATACAAATGTGTGGAGTGCTTAATATAATTTATGGAGTTATAGCCTTTCTTATGGGCTCCATGTTATTAATAGAATCGCCTATATTCTATTTGGCTCGGGGAGATGAGCAAATGGCTATTGATTCACTGAGACGTCTACAGAGACCATTTACTATTACATATGAAACTTATGAACAATTAGAGGAACACAAACGTTATTTGGCCGAGAGTAAAGAAAGATCTTTTCTGCAAAATGCCATCTATGGACTACCAGCATTGCTTAAACTTTGTTTCTATCGTGCTTTCATGGCTTTgggattttcttattttgttaatttcgcCTTTACGTATTCTTCGATAGCAACCACACAACTTCAGACATATCCATTTATTTTGTATGCGTTTGCCCGCTGGTTGGGACCTTTAATTGTAACATTTACCATGGATTCTAGGGGCCGTAAAAATCCCATGATTATTGGATTTTTGATTTGCACAATTTTGGCTTTTACCGTTGGaggtatttttaataataaattaaattacattgATGCCGATTCCATGAATGCCGTCAAATATATTTTGATCTTCTTCCAACTGTTCGCCTCCATTTCAATGACTTCGTGTTCGGCGTATTTGAGTGAAGCCTTTCCTTTGGCTGTCAAACCCTATTATGTGGCCATTGTTTTCATTGTGGAAATGTTGGTTCAGATTATATGTATTACCAGTATAAGTTCATTTATACAACTTTTTTCACATATATCAGATTATTTCCTAACTTTGGGTGCTTTATTGTTGGTGTTTCTGGGCGTAGCTATTTATGTGATGCCTGAAACTAAAATGTACTCATTACGGGAATGTCTgccgaaatttaaaaaaaataataatttccgtaattaa